The Methanosphaera stadtmanae DSM 3091 genome includes a window with the following:
- a CDS encoding cobalt-precorrin-8 methylmutase, protein MYNMGASTKPGYDIANKSREIIKSLIDDETKNLTYEERDIVERVVHSTADPEYAKLVKISPTFVETALDCFDKKEDILTDINMVKSGITRYDGRVMCYIRDERAIKLAKKEEITRSAAAMRIAAEDGFKGVVAIGNAPTALFEVMELVEEGQMDARAVAGVPVGFVGAADSKEALSKTNIPYAITTGPKGGTPIAVAIINSLLNIKK, encoded by the coding sequence ATGTATAATATGGGAGCATCAACAAAACCAGGATATGATATTGCTAATAAAAGTAGAGAAATTATTAAATCATTAATTGATGATGAAACTAAGAATTTAACATATGAGGAACGAGACATAGTTGAACGTGTTGTACATTCTACAGCAGACCCAGAATATGCCAAACTTGTTAAAATATCACCCACATTTGTAGAAACTGCACTTGATTGTTTTGATAAAAAAGAAGATATTCTTACAGACATAAATATGGTTAAATCAGGAATTACAAGGTATGATGGTAGAGTAATGTGTTATATCCGTGATGAAAGAGCAATTAAATTGGCTAAAAAAGAAGAAATTACTCGTTCAGCAGCTGCTATGAGAATTGCAGCTGAAGATGGATTTAAAGGAGTAGTTGCAATAGGAAACGCTCCAACAGCATTGTTTGAAGTAATGGAATTAGTTGAAGAAGGTCAAATGGATGCACGTGCAGTTGCAGGGGTACCTGTAGGATTTGTAGGTGCAGCTGATTCTAAAGAAGCATTATCCAAAACAAATATACCTTATGCAATTACAACAGGACCTAAAGGTGGAACACCAATTGCAGTTGCAATTATTAATTCATTATTAAATATTAAAAAATAA